The following DNA comes from Sebastes umbrosus isolate fSebUmb1 chromosome 8, fSebUmb1.pri, whole genome shotgun sequence.
CAACATATCGGTTAAAGACCCTGTGGTACCAGAACCAAACAGCGACCACCAGCTCCTCTCTCACAACTCTCATGTAGCTGAGAGCCAAGATCAGAAAGGAGGCAAGCATGGAGAGTCAGGATCAACCAGAAATACAGAGCCAGAACCAAAGGAAAGCCAAGACAAAAGTCACAGCAACAGTGTATTTACGACCCACCTGAATACTTGGACGGATAAAACGTTTCCACTTTACATATGTGACTTCTGTGGGAAAGATTTTGATATTAAGTCCAAATTGGATAGACACCTTAGGGCTCACAAAGATGAGAAGCCATATTTTTGCAACACCTGTGGGAATAGTTTTAAGGACATGCAAACATTAACGAGACATAAAACAATCCACACAGGTGAAAGGCCATATTCATGTCAAATATGTGGGAAAAAATTCAGACTCAAGAGTGACGTGAAAGTCCACATTAGAACTCACACAGGTGAAAAACGGTTTAAATGCAACACCTGTGGGAAAAGATACTGTCGGATGACAGACTTGAGAAGgcactcaagaattcatacaaTTCAGTATATCTGTCAGGACGAGGAGGTTCTCGCTGACCAGCAGTTCTTTATTCAGGAGAGGAACTCCAGTCTGGACCAAGAGGACCCAGAGCCTCCACAGATTAAAGAGGAACCGGAGCAACTCTGCACCAGTCAGGAAGGAGAGCAGCTTGAAGTGAAGCAGGAGACTGAGACCTTTATGTTGACTCCTACTTATGAGGAAAGTGACCACAGTGAAGATCAGACTCTGGACTTAAATCATGATTTAACTCAGAATGCAGCTGAGAAGGAGTCTATTGTCAATTTATCAGTTAAAAGCTCTCAAGTATCAGAACCAAACTGTAACCACCAGCTCCTCTCTCACAACTCTCATGTAGCTGAGAGCCAAGATCAGAAAGGAGGCACACATGGAGACCCAAACAAAAGTCACAGTAACAATGTATGTAAGACTCACCTGAATACATGCACAGGTCAAATGTTTCCACTCCACATATGTGCTATTTGTGGGAAAGATTTTGATACCAAGTCCAAATTAGTTAGACACTTTAGGGTTCACACAGATGAGAAGCCATATTTTTGCAACACCTGTAGGACTGGTTTTAATGACATATCAACATTAAGGAGGCATAAAACAATTCACACAGGTGAAAGGCCATATTCatgcaaaacatgtggaaaaaaatTCAGACTTAACAGTGACTTGAAAGTCCACAGTAGAACCCACACAGGTGAAAAGCGGTTTAACTGCAACACCTGTGGGACAAGATACCGTCGGATGATAGAATTGAAAAGGCACACAAGAACTCATACAAGTGACTAGCAGTGGACTTGCAAAACACGGGAGAGTTCTGTGGAGGGACATTTGTAATTGTATATAAAGTATTTTCAATAAATCACAGGTCAAAATATCTTATTGTAATGAAGTGGTACATCATCAACAATGCATGCAAGTTTTGCTCAATTTAGCTAATTTTTTGTCCTTCATATTACTGCATTACTCATATTTCTGTTAGCATCAGTATTTATTTGTAACAATCATAATCTCCCAAATCTTCGAAACATCTTTTTTTGCGCAGTGGGTTCATAGTTCCTACAAATGTTTGACCTGTTACAtgtatattcttttttatatatttttttatactccaTCTCATTTAATGAGTTGATTGTGAACTCTTTGATGTTGAAGCAGAAAACCCCTCTTTCTACTGGTGTTGGGTCACTTATGTTGTCACTCTGCTAACTTGgagtcttttcttttatttgtcatttaattttatAAACTTGATATaatatcttttgttgttttgggcTGTCaagaagacacaaacacacattgtaTGCTACATGGTGTtgtcagagatttttttttaactatataaatatgtttttataaattatGCCTTTTCAGACTGATGTTTCCAAATTGATAAACTGGATGATTAGGGCAACTACAAGCAAGCAAGGTAcatatgacatactgtacaatgaACACAAATTGTAGATGGTGGGCTACATGGTGCTGTTAATGTATCAGcagtacataaataaaaatgatatagctccacctcaactacatgctacaaaaaaatatatttacacatCATGGCCAATCACTGACGGGCTATATTGTGCATGAGAACCTTCACGTTTCATTTCactaacattttgaatgcatggGTATTTTGACATTTACACATTTGCACCCACTAATCTGTGTTAAGTTCTtcctcctttatttatttaaaatgattgttttcGAAATAACTCGAAAAACATCAGTTAAATGCAGACGTACCATGGGTAGTACAGAGAAAATAACCTAATACCCTCAGTCAAATGAAGATGCGCAACCCTCAGTTAAAGCGGAACAATAGACGAACTCACTGCCGGAACTTAACAGTGTGACACCCAGCGGAAGTAAACAAAACAGGCGCTAGCTACATTTAGCTGAATACATGTGTTGAATTAGCTGGAAGAGGATGTTGTAGTCGCAGCGCAGATAATAACTTCATCTGTAATTACACAACAATGTCTTCTGTTGAGTATTTGAGAGAGTTTGTCAACGAGCgactaactgctgctgctgaagaaatATTCAGAGTTTTTAATAAAACTATCTTCGAGTACGAGGAAGTGATTGATAGTCAGCGCAAACTGTTGGATATCGTTTCGAAACCCGAGTTAAAGTTGCACACGACAGGTGTGTAAAGCATGTTTTAATCGTTTAAAATTGTTTAAATATATTCTGGTTCTAATTTACTTCCATGTCTGCATTTTATTCCTCTACTATCACAGTAGTATGATATTCCTTCTGTTGTCTGTCCCTCCAGagctcccacagcaacatgtctgtaaggaggaggaggttcttgctgaccagcagctctgtaTTCAGGAGAGGAACTCCAGTCTGGACCAAGAGGACCCAGAGCCTCCacagattaaagaggaacaggaggaactctgcatcagtcaggagggagagcagcttgaAGTGAAGCAGGAGACTGAGACCTTTATGTTGACTCCTACTTATAAGGAAAGTGACCACAGTGAAGATCAGTCTCTGGACTTGAATGCTGATAAAACTCTAAGTGAAGCAGAGAAAGAGTCTGAAGTCAACATGCCAGTTATAATCTCTGTGGTGTTGGTACCAAACAGTGACCACCAGCTCCTCTCTCACATCTCTCATGTAGCTGAGAGCCAAGATCAGGAAGAAGGCAAGAATGGAGACTCAGGATCAACTAGTAACGCAGAACCAAAACcaaagaaaatatatcacaaAAGCAACAGTCCCGCTAACAGTGTATCTAACCCTACTATGTCGACAGTTCACGGTAATACTCGCCCAGGTAAAAACATTGTCCAGTGTGACATATGTAAGaaagtttttaagtttaagtcaCTATTGAAGAGACACCTGAgaaaacacacaggtgagaagccgtttGCTTGCAACACGTGTGGGAAAAGATTTAGTTGGTCATCAACATTGAATGGTCATAAAAGAATTCACACAGGTGAAAGGCCATATTCATGCAAAATATGTGGGAAAACATTCAGACTCAACAGTGACGTGAAATCCCACATTAGAACCCACACAGGTGAAAAACGGTATAAATGCAACACCTGTGGGAAAAGATACTGTCGGATGGTAGACTTGAGAAGgcactcaagaattcatacaaTTCAGTATATTTGTCAGGACGAGGAGGTTCTCGCTGACCAGCAGCTCTTTATTCAGGAGAGGAACTCCAGTCTGGACCAAGAGGACTCCCATGTAGCTGAGAGCCAAGATCAGAAAGGAGGCAAGCATGGAGACTCAAACAAAAGTCACAGTAACAATGTATGTAAGACTCCCCTGAATATTTACACAGGTAATCACATATGTGACGTTTGTGGGAAAGATT
Coding sequences within:
- the LOC119492631 gene encoding zinc finger protein 2 homolog isoform X1, encoding MSSVEYLREFVNERLTAAAEEIFRVFEKTIFEYEEEIDRQRKLLDVVWKPEIKLHRIELPLQYIFQDEEVLADQQLCIQERNFSLDQEDPEPPQIKEEQEELCTSQEGEQLEVKQETETFMLTPIDEESDHSEDQTLDLNHYLTQNTTDKESIVNISVKDPVVPEPNSDHQLLSHNSHVAESQDQKGGKHGESGSTRNTEPEPKESQDKSHSNSVFTTHLNTWTDKTFPLYICDFCGKDFDIKSKLDRHLRAHKDEKPYFCNTCGNSFKDMQTLTRHKTIHTGERPYSCQICGKKFRLKSDVKVHIRTHTGEKRFKCNTCGKRYCRMTDLRRHSRIHTIQQHVCKEEEVLADQQLCIQERNSSLDQEDPEPPQIKEEQEELCISQEGEQLEVKQETETFMLTPTYKESDHSEDQSLDLNADKTLSEAEKESEVNMPVIISVVLVPNSDHQLLSHISHVAESQDQEEGKNGDSGSTSNAEPKPKKIYHKSNSPANSVSNPTMSTVHGNTRPGKNIVQCDICKKVFKFKSLLKRHLRKHTGEKPFACNTCGKRFSWSSTLNGHKRIHTGERPYSCKICGKTFRLNSDVKSHIRTHTGEKRYKCNTCGKRYCRMVDLRRHSRIHTIQYICQDEEVLADQQLFIQERNSSLDQEDSHVAESQDQKGGKHGDSNKSHSNNVCKTPLNIYTGNHICDVCGKDFDTKYKLDRHFRVHTDEKPYFCNICETGFNDISTLRRHKTIHTGEKPYSCKTCGKKFRVNGDLKVHIKIHSDEKPFNCSTCGKRYHRMIDLKRHSRLHTSD
- the LOC119492631 gene encoding zinc finger protein 883-like isoform X2, which gives rise to MSSVEYLREFVNERLTAAAEEIFRVFEKTIFEYEEEIDRQRKLLDVVWKPEIKLHRIELPQQHVCKEEEVLADQQLCIQERNSSLDQEDPEPPQIKEEQEELCISQEGEQLEVKQETETFMLTPTYKESDHSEDQSLDLNADKTLSEAEKESEVNMPVIISVVLVPNSDHQLLSHISHVAESQDQEEGKNGDSGSTSNAEPKPKKIYHKSNSPANSVSNPTMSTVHGNTRPGKNIVQCDICKKVFKFKSLLKRHLRKHTGEKPFACNTCGKRFSWSSTLNGHKRIHTGERPYSCKICGKTFRLNSDVKSHIRTHTGEKRYKCNTCGKRYCRMVDLRRHSRIHTIQYICQDEEVLADQQLFIQERNSSLDQEDSHVAESQDQKGGKHGDSNKSHSNNVCKTPLNIYTGNHICDVCGKDFDTKYKLDRHFRVHTDEKPYFCNICETGFNDISTLRRHKTIHTGEKPYSCKTCGKKFRVNGDLKVHIKIHSDEKPFNCSTCGKRYHRMIDLKRHSRLHTSD